Proteins encoded within one genomic window of Streptomyces taklimakanensis:
- a CDS encoding alpha/beta fold hydrolase has translation MVRRINVRGAGGLRLAAWEFADPPKGAQPGGEDGQAPSVLLLHGLMGRGSHWAATARWLSGSYRAVCLDQRGHGRSDKPTDGPFDREAFVADAEAVIEQLGLAPVAVVGHAMGALTAWQLAAKRPDLVRAVVICDMRASALGKRSQREWEQWFATWPVPFATLADVRRWFGEEDPTLERPNPARGDFFAEVMAERMDGWRPVFSRRQMLMIRQTWVHEAYWDDLTQVRCPALVVRGLDGKLGRAEAQEMVRVLPRGSYAEVDGAGHLVHYDRPEQWRQVVEPFLQGALPA, from the coding sequence ATGGTTCGACGCATCAACGTCAGGGGGGCGGGCGGTCTGCGGCTCGCGGCCTGGGAGTTCGCCGACCCGCCCAAGGGCGCGCAGCCAGGAGGGGAGGACGGACAGGCGCCGAGCGTGCTGCTGCTGCACGGCCTGATGGGCCGCGGTTCCCACTGGGCGGCCACCGCCCGCTGGCTCTCCGGCAGCTACCGTGCCGTCTGTCTCGACCAGCGCGGCCACGGCCGCAGTGACAAGCCCACCGACGGCCCGTTCGACCGTGAGGCGTTCGTCGCGGACGCCGAGGCCGTGATCGAACAGCTCGGCCTCGCCCCCGTGGCGGTCGTCGGTCACGCGATGGGCGCGCTGACGGCCTGGCAGCTCGCGGCCAAGCGCCCCGACCTGGTCCGCGCGGTGGTGATCTGCGACATGCGGGCCTCGGCGCTGGGCAAGCGCTCCCAACGGGAGTGGGAGCAGTGGTTCGCCACCTGGCCGGTCCCCTTCGCCACGCTCGCGGACGTCCGCCGCTGGTTCGGCGAGGAGGATCCGACGCTGGAGCGCCCGAACCCGGCGCGCGGCGACTTCTTCGCCGAGGTGATGGCCGAGCGCATGGACGGCTGGCGCCCGGTGTTCTCCCGCCGACAGATGCTGATGATCCGCCAGACGTGGGTGCACGAGGCGTACTGGGACGACCTGACGCAGGTCCGGTGTCCCGCGCTGGTCGTCCGGGGCCTCGACGGGAAGCTGGGACGGGCCGAGGCGCAGGAGATGGTCCGCGTGTTGCCGCGGGGCTCCTACGCCGAGGTGGACGGTGCCGGGCACCTCGTCCACTACGACCGGCCCGAGCAGTGGCGGCAGGTCGTCGAACCCTTCCTCCAGGGAGCGCTGCCCGCCTGA
- a CDS encoding metal-dependent transcriptional regulator, whose product MSGLIDTTEMYLRTILELEEEGVVPMRARIAERLDQSGPTVSQTVARMERDGLLTVAGDRHLELTEEGRRLATRVMRKHRLAECLLVDVIGLEWEQVHAEACRWEHVMSEAVERRVLELLRHPTESPYGNPIPGLEELGEPSEAGPFLSDDMVSLSDLDTDADGKTVVVRRIGEPIQTDAQLMYTLRRAGVQPGAVVSVTAGAGGGVQVGSSGEAAELTPEIATHVFVARR is encoded by the coding sequence ATGTCCGGACTCATCGACACCACGGAGATGTATCTCCGCACGATCCTGGAGCTGGAGGAGGAGGGCGTGGTCCCCATGCGTGCCCGGATCGCCGAGCGGCTCGACCAGAGCGGGCCGACGGTGAGCCAGACGGTCGCCCGCATGGAACGCGACGGTCTGCTCACGGTCGCCGGCGACCGGCACCTGGAGCTGACCGAGGAGGGCCGCCGGCTGGCGACGCGGGTGATGCGCAAGCACCGCCTGGCGGAGTGCCTGCTGGTGGACGTGATCGGCCTGGAGTGGGAGCAGGTGCACGCGGAGGCGTGCCGCTGGGAGCACGTGATGAGCGAGGCGGTCGAGCGCCGCGTGCTGGAGCTGCTGCGGCACCCGACCGAGTCCCCGTACGGCAACCCGATCCCGGGGCTGGAGGAGCTGGGCGAGCCCTCGGAGGCCGGTCCGTTCCTGAGCGACGACATGGTGAGCCTGTCGGATCTGGACACCGACGCCGACGGCAAGACGGTCGTGGTGCGCCGGATCGGCGAGCCGATCCAGACGGACGCCCAGTTGATGTACACGCTCCGCCGTGCCGGTGTGCAGCCGGGCGCGGTGGTCAGCGTGACGGCGGGCGCGGGCGGGGGTGTGCAGGTCGGCAGCAGCGGGGAGGCCGCGGAGCTGACGCCCGAGATCGCCACGCACGTCTTCGTCGCCAGGCGCTGA
- a CDS encoding SIS domain-containing protein yields the protein MDGNGPAERFIDAAVELLERVRKEEAAGIAAAGELIADAFATGGRIFAFGAGHSSLPAQDVVYRAGGLAVVNLLSVPGTVGVDVRPATLGSALERVTGLASAALETSPARSGDVLVVISLSGRNALPVEMAARARELGLRVVGVTSVAYAEATTPRNPLGTFLKDHCDIVVDSKIAVGDAELTAQGIDAPFAPASTVVTSAIVQAIVACAAQALVARGITPPLLRSGNVDGGHAWNERVLTEHADRVFHRR from the coding sequence ATGGACGGGAACGGACCGGCCGAGCGGTTCATCGACGCGGCCGTGGAACTGCTGGAGCGGGTTCGGAAGGAGGAGGCCGCCGGCATCGCGGCGGCCGGAGAACTGATCGCCGACGCCTTCGCGACCGGCGGACGGATCTTCGCCTTCGGCGCCGGCCACTCGTCCCTGCCCGCCCAGGACGTGGTCTACCGGGCCGGCGGCCTGGCCGTGGTGAACCTCCTGTCCGTGCCCGGCACGGTCGGCGTCGACGTCCGGCCCGCCACCCTGGGCAGCGCGCTGGAGCGGGTGACGGGCCTGGCCTCGGCGGCGCTGGAGACGTCCCCGGCTCGCTCCGGGGACGTCCTGGTGGTGATCTCCCTGTCGGGCCGCAACGCGCTGCCCGTGGAGATGGCGGCCCGCGCCCGGGAGCTCGGTCTGCGGGTGGTCGGCGTGACGTCGGTGGCGTACGCCGAGGCCACCACGCCGCGCAACCCCTTGGGCACCTTCCTGAAGGACCACTGCGACATCGTCGTCGACAGCAAGATCGCCGTCGGCGACGCGGAGCTGACCGCCCAGGGCATCGACGCCCCCTTCGCCCCCGCCTCCACGGTGGTGACCAGCGCGATCGTGCAGGCGATCGTCGCCTGCGCGGCCCAGGCACTGGTCGCCCGCGGCATCACCCCGCCCCTGCTGCGCTCGGGGAACGTCGACGGCGGCCACGCGTGGAACGAGCGGGTGCTGACCGAGCACGCGGACCGCGTCTTCCACCGCCGCTGA
- a CDS encoding PAS domain-containing protein, which translates to MTAQSETHFEHGAGEGDDLRGGSAGSGGDPLLTALLDGMDAGLCAFDADGVVTHWNREAERILGWTKEEAVGRRGLAGWAVRSADAEHVEARLLDAMNAPGRRVHEFALLRKDGGRVLVRVQSSGVRGADGRPSGVYCAFSEVRTQIDLERSIALSEALFDGASWGVVLVDADLRPAVANEHAARALRTGRAEMLGRPLGELVGEGVEELESALQHVLAAGPPPDPAELWVTLRTDTGGRAGEGGGAGPGAGDARRCWRSGFLRLVSPMAEETPVPLGVAWFFLDVTEARRTEQEAARFRFRGNQLHRATRAAAECEDPMEAVAVHLDYSLAGFADHALLDLAVGGADDSPVRLVRTVEAPSQGTVSTGVPACYPRDHPAFQAYDRCGPVRTSVGGAAAEGWAKARRWPDGMVHGLCVVLRSRGRSLGVLTFLRGSSRRAFDRADAVHAEGVADRVAAAVDLARALAP; encoded by the coding sequence GTGACCGCTCAGTCCGAGACCCACTTCGAACACGGTGCCGGTGAGGGAGACGACCTACGGGGCGGCTCCGCCGGCTCCGGGGGCGATCCGTTGCTCACCGCGCTGCTGGACGGGATGGACGCGGGGCTGTGCGCCTTCGACGCCGACGGCGTCGTCACCCACTGGAACCGTGAGGCCGAGCGCATCCTGGGGTGGACGAAGGAGGAGGCCGTCGGCCGCCGGGGCCTGGCCGGGTGGGCGGTCCGCAGCGCGGACGCCGAGCACGTCGAGGCCCGGCTGCTCGACGCGATGAACGCCCCCGGCCGCCGGGTCCACGAGTTCGCGCTGCTGCGCAAGGACGGCGGACGGGTGCTGGTGCGGGTCCAGTCCTCCGGGGTGCGCGGCGCGGACGGCCGGCCGTCCGGTGTGTACTGCGCGTTCAGCGAGGTGCGCACCCAGATCGACCTGGAGCGGTCGATCGCCCTGAGCGAGGCGCTGTTCGACGGCGCCTCCTGGGGAGTGGTGCTGGTCGACGCCGACCTGCGCCCGGCCGTCGCCAACGAGCACGCCGCCCGCGCGCTGCGCACCGGCCGCGCGGAGATGCTGGGACGGCCGCTGGGCGAGCTGGTGGGCGAGGGCGTGGAGGAGTTGGAGAGCGCCCTGCAACACGTATTGGCCGCCGGACCGCCGCCCGACCCGGCGGAGCTGTGGGTGACGCTGCGCACGGACACAGGCGGCCGGGCGGGCGAGGGCGGCGGCGCCGGGCCCGGCGCCGGGGACGCCCGCCGCTGTTGGCGCAGCGGTTTCCTGCGGCTGGTCTCGCCGATGGCCGAGGAGACCCCGGTGCCGCTGGGCGTGGCGTGGTTCTTCCTGGACGTCACCGAGGCCCGGCGGACCGAACAGGAGGCGGCGCGGTTCCGGTTCCGCGGCAACCAGTTGCACCGGGCCACGCGGGCCGCGGCCGAGTGCGAGGACCCGATGGAGGCCGTGGCCGTCCACCTGGACTACTCCCTGGCCGGCTTCGCCGACCACGCGCTGCTGGACCTGGCGGTCGGCGGGGCCGACGACTCCCCGGTCCGGCTGGTCCGCACCGTCGAGGCGCCGTCGCAGGGCACGGTGTCGACGGGCGTCCCGGCGTGCTACCCGCGTGACCACCCGGCGTTCCAGGCGTACGACCGCTGCGGCCCGGTCCGCACGAGCGTGGGCGGCGCGGCGGCCGAGGGGTGGGCCAAGGCCCGCAGGTGGCCGGACGGCATGGTGCACGGCCTGTGCGTGGTGCTGCGCAGCCGGGGCCGTTCGCTGGGCGTGTTGACGTTCCTGCGGGGATCGAGCCGCCGCGCCTTCGACCGCGCGGACGCCGTCCACGCGGAGGGGGTGGCGGACCGGGTCGCCGCCGCGGTCGACCTGGCCCGTGCCCTGGCCCCGTGA
- the pdxH gene encoding pyridoxamine 5'-phosphate oxidase codes for MLQDERVPHADDAAREARAHQPHLDPAAMRAHYRAEGLLEEDLAPTPYGQFLRWFEEAVAAGLYEPNAMVVSTADERGRPSSRTVLLKRFDESGFVFFTNHLSRKGREIEVNPYVSLLFPWHAIARQVIVSGRAERVGRDETAAYFRTRPHGSQLGAWASDQSAPLESRAELDRAYRELAARYPETERVPVPPHWGGYRVVARTVEFWQGRENRLHDRLRYVRAGAGPGEGAVWTVERLAP; via the coding sequence ATGCTGCAAGATGAACGCGTGCCCCATGCCGACGACGCAGCCAGAGAAGCCCGCGCCCACCAACCGCACCTGGATCCCGCCGCGATGCGGGCCCACTACCGTGCCGAGGGGCTGTTGGAGGAGGACCTCGCCCCGACCCCGTACGGGCAGTTCCTGCGCTGGTTCGAGGAGGCCGTGGCCGCGGGACTGTACGAACCGAACGCGATGGTCGTCTCCACGGCGGACGAGCGGGGCCGGCCCAGCTCCCGCACGGTGCTGCTCAAGCGGTTCGACGAGAGCGGCTTCGTCTTCTTCACCAACCATCTCTCCCGCAAGGGCCGCGAGATCGAGGTCAACCCGTACGTCTCGCTGCTCTTCCCCTGGCACGCGATCGCCCGCCAGGTGATCGTCTCGGGGCGGGCCGAGCGCGTCGGCCGGGACGAGACGGCCGCCTACTTCCGCACCCGTCCGCACGGTTCACAGCTCGGGGCGTGGGCCAGCGACCAGTCCGCGCCGTTGGAGTCCAGGGCGGAGCTGGACCGTGCCTACCGGGAGCTGGCGGCCCGCTATCCGGAGACGGAACGGGTCCCGGTGCCGCCGCACTGGGGCGGCTACCGCGTGGTGGCGCGGACCGTGGAGTTCTGGCAGGGCCGGGAGAACCGCCTCCACGACCGGCTGCGCTACGTCCGCGCCGGTGCCGGTCCGGGGGAGGGCGCGGTCTGGACGGTGGAGCGTCTGGCGCCCTGA
- a CDS encoding citrate synthase 2: protein MSDFVPGLEGVVAFETEIAEPDKEGGALRYRGVDIEELVGHVPFEKVWGLLVDGSFDPGLPPAEPFPIPVHSGDIRVDVQSALAMLAPVWGLKPLLDIDAEQAREDLARAAVMALSYVAQSARGQGLPMVPQKEIDKAETVVERFMRRWRGEPDPKHVAAVDAYWSSAAEHGMNASTFTARVIASTGADVAAALSGAVGAMSGPLHGGAPSRVLGMVEEIERTGDARAYVTGALDRGERLMGFGHRVYRAEDPRARVLRRTAKELGAPRFEVAEALEKAALEELHNRRPDRVLATNVEFWAAIVLDFAEVPAHMFTSMFTCARTAGWSAHILEQKRTGRLVRPSARYVGPGPRGPREIEGYGAAAG from the coding sequence ATGTCCGACTTCGTACCCGGGCTCGAGGGAGTCGTCGCGTTCGAGACGGAGATCGCCGAGCCCGACAAGGAGGGCGGTGCCCTCCGCTACCGGGGCGTGGACATCGAGGAACTGGTGGGCCACGTTCCCTTCGAGAAGGTCTGGGGCCTGCTGGTGGACGGCAGCTTCGACCCCGGTCTCCCCCCGGCCGAGCCCTTCCCCATCCCGGTGCACTCCGGCGACATCCGGGTGGACGTGCAGTCCGCGCTGGCGATGCTCGCACCGGTGTGGGGCCTGAAGCCGCTGCTGGACATCGACGCGGAGCAGGCCCGCGAGGACCTGGCCCGGGCCGCGGTGATGGCGCTGTCCTACGTGGCGCAGTCGGCGCGCGGCCAGGGCCTGCCGATGGTGCCGCAGAAGGAGATCGACAAGGCCGAGACCGTGGTGGAGCGCTTCATGCGCCGCTGGCGGGGCGAGCCCGACCCCAAGCACGTCGCGGCCGTGGACGCCTACTGGTCGTCGGCCGCCGAGCACGGCATGAACGCCTCCACCTTCACCGCCCGCGTCATCGCCTCCACCGGCGCGGACGTGGCGGCGGCGCTGTCGGGCGCGGTCGGCGCGATGTCCGGCCCGCTGCACGGCGGCGCGCCCTCCCGGGTGCTGGGCATGGTCGAGGAGATCGAGCGGACCGGCGACGCCCGGGCGTACGTGACGGGCGCCCTGGACCGCGGCGAACGGCTGATGGGGTTCGGCCACCGCGTCTACCGCGCCGAGGACCCCCGCGCCCGGGTGCTGCGCCGCACCGCCAAGGAGCTGGGCGCACCGCGCTTCGAGGTGGCCGAGGCGCTGGAGAAGGCGGCACTGGAGGAGCTGCACAACCGCCGCCCGGACCGGGTGCTGGCCACCAACGTGGAGTTCTGGGCGGCGATCGTGCTGGACTTCGCCGAGGTGCCGGCGCACATGTTCACCTCGATGTTCACCTGCGCCCGTACCGCCGGCTGGTCGGCGCACATCCTGGAGCAGAAGCGCACCGGACGGTTGGTGCGTCCTTCCGCGCGCTACGTCGGCCCCGGGCCGCGCGGTCCGCGCGAGATCGAGGGGTACGGCGCGGCCGCCGGCTGA
- a CDS encoding alpha/beta fold hydrolase has translation MGHPHRHLRTSAAVVASAAVLAGTVVGPSSAAHASTDATAAPTTVRFVDIPGHGGTRLAANVVAPGDVGGAAPGDVGGVAPGDVGGGADGGRRYPLVVLPTSWSMPQVEYLAQARRFAESGYVVVSYNSRGFLQSGGEIEVAGPPDVADASRVIDWALANTPADPDRVGMAGISYGAGISLLASAHDERIKAVVAMSGWADLVGSIYSGRTQHTQAAAFLTGTGYLTGRPSDEFREIITGFLGSDLEKEGEMIEWGKKRSPATYLDRINANGAAIMLGNAWGDSIFPPNQYADFYEKLTVPKRLEFRPGDHATADLTGLLGLPNDVWNSAERWLDHHLKGEDNGIDREAPVHLDVRAGGKESHPSWKAVSSGTERIALNDTERILTGLDSGANGGTVMLTGLLDQFLSLPPTVSVPLLPDWYSAAWTSRRYAEEQRIRGTVKLRTTVTSNRSSGTFVAHLYDVNALGVGKLVTHAPFSFHDKEPGEPFAVDLELFSTAYDVPAGHRLALVVDTVDPLYAEHNPLGARLTFSSPAGSPSHVEVPVRDSTARR, from the coding sequence ATGGGACACCCTCACAGGCACCTGCGCACCTCCGCGGCCGTCGTCGCCTCGGCGGCGGTGCTGGCCGGGACGGTGGTCGGCCCGTCGTCCGCCGCTCACGCCTCCACCGACGCGACCGCCGCCCCGACGACCGTGCGGTTCGTCGACATCCCCGGCCACGGCGGCACCAGACTCGCCGCCAACGTCGTCGCCCCCGGCGACGTGGGGGGTGCCGCCCCCGGCGACGTAGGGGGTGTCGCCCCCGGCGACGTGGGGGGCGGTGCGGACGGCGGCCGCCGGTACCCGCTCGTCGTGCTTCCGACGAGCTGGTCCATGCCGCAGGTCGAGTACCTGGCCCAGGCGAGGAGGTTCGCCGAGTCCGGCTACGTCGTGGTCTCCTACAACTCCCGCGGATTCCTCCAGTCCGGCGGCGAGATCGAGGTCGCCGGGCCGCCCGACGTCGCCGACGCCTCGCGCGTCATCGACTGGGCGTTGGCCAACACCCCCGCCGACCCCGACCGCGTCGGCATGGCGGGCATCTCCTACGGCGCCGGCATCAGCCTGCTCGCCTCCGCCCACGACGAGCGGATCAAGGCCGTGGTGGCGATGAGCGGGTGGGCCGACCTGGTCGGTTCCATCTACAGCGGCCGCACCCAGCACACCCAGGCCGCCGCGTTCCTCACCGGCACCGGTTACCTCACCGGCCGCCCCAGCGACGAGTTCCGGGAGATCATCACCGGTTTCCTCGGCTCCGACCTGGAGAAGGAGGGGGAGATGATCGAGTGGGGGAAGAAGCGCTCCCCCGCGACGTACCTCGACCGGATCAACGCGAACGGCGCCGCGATCATGCTGGGCAACGCCTGGGGCGACTCGATCTTCCCGCCCAACCAGTACGCCGACTTCTACGAGAAGCTGACCGTCCCCAAGCGTCTGGAGTTCCGCCCCGGCGACCACGCGACCGCCGACCTGACCGGCCTGCTGGGCCTGCCCAACGACGTGTGGAACAGCGCCGAACGCTGGCTCGACCACCACCTCAAGGGCGAGGACAACGGCATCGACCGGGAGGCGCCCGTCCACCTCGACGTCCGAGCCGGGGGGAAGGAGTCCCACCCGAGCTGGAAGGCCGTCTCATCCGGCACCGAACGGATCGCGCTGAACGACACCGAGAGGATCCTGACGGGCCTGGACTCGGGGGCGAACGGCGGCACCGTGATGCTCACCGGCCTCCTGGACCAGTTCCTCAGCCTCCCGCCGACCGTCTCCGTCCCCCTGCTGCCCGACTGGTACTCGGCCGCCTGGACGTCGCGGCGGTACGCCGAGGAGCAGCGGATCCGCGGCACCGTGAAGCTGCGCACCACGGTGACGAGCAACCGCTCCAGCGGCACCTTCGTCGCCCACCTGTACGACGTGAACGCGTTGGGCGTCGGCAAACTCGTCACCCACGCGCCGTTCAGCTTCCACGACAAGGAACCGGGCGAGCCGTTCGCGGTGGACCTGGAGTTGTTCTCCACCGCCTACGACGTGCCGGCCGGGCACCGGCTCGCCCTGGTGGTCGACACCGTCGATCCGCTCTACGCCGAGCACAACCCGCTCGGCGCCAGGCTCACCTTCTCCTCGCCCGCCGGCAGCCCCTCCCACGTCGAGGTCCCCGTGCGCGACTCGACCGCCCGTCGCTGA